From a single Rosa rugosa chromosome 7, drRosRugo1.1, whole genome shotgun sequence genomic region:
- the LOC133721678 gene encoding uncharacterized protein LOC133721678 yields the protein MAMPWNMTLWMAEMVWLALTGWVSSCLTVADELATSLRTGDIGPFNVG from the coding sequence atggcaaTGCCATGGAACATGACTCTCTGGATGGCCGAGATGGTCTGGTTGGCTCTCACCGGCTGGGTCTCCTCTTGCTTGACTGTTGCCGACGAGCTCGCCACCTCTCTCAGAACAGGAGATATCGGCCCTTTCAATGTCGGCTGA